A single Antechinus flavipes isolate AdamAnt ecotype Samford, QLD, Australia chromosome 5, AdamAnt_v2, whole genome shotgun sequence DNA region contains:
- the TAB1 gene encoding TGF-beta-activated kinase 1 and MAP3K7-binding protein 1 has product MAAQRRSLLQSEQQPSWTDDLPLCQLSGVGSAPNRTYSADGKGTESHPLEDNWLKFRSENNCFLYGVFNGYDGNRVASFVGQRLSAELLLGQLNADHSEADVRRVLLQAFDVVERSFLESIDDGLAEKASLQSQLPEGVPHHQLPPQYQKILERLKVLEREISGGAMAVVALILSNKLYIANIGTNRALLCKATGDGLQVTQLSADHTPENEDELFRLSQLGLDAGKIKQVGTIGGQESTRRIGDYKVKYGYSDIELLSAAKAKPIIAEPEIHGGQPLEGVTGFLVLMSEGLYKALEAAHGPGQANQEIAAMIDTEFAKQTSLDAVAQAVVDRVKRIHGDTFASGGERSALCPQHEDMTLLVRNFGYSLGEMSQPTLTPAQGGRVYPVSVPYSSAQSTSKTSVTLSLVMPSQGQMVNGAHSASTLDEVTPTLTNQSPTMTLQSTNTHTQSSSSSSDGGLFRTRSSHSLQPDEDGRVEPYVDFAEFYRLWNMDHGEQGALPVS; this is encoded by the exons ATGGCGGCGCAGAGGAGGAGCCTGCTGCAGAGT GAGCAGCAGCCCAGTTGGACCGACGACCTGCCTCTCTGCCAGCTGTCTGGGGTCGGCTCTGCGCCAAACCGAACCTACTCCGCCGACGGCAAGGGCACTGAGAGCCACCCGTTGGAGGATAACTGGCTCAAGTTCAG GAGCGAGAACAACTGCTTCCTCTACGGAGTCTTCAACGGCTACGATGGCAACCGGGTGGCCAGCTTTGTGGGCCAGAGGCTGTCGGCGGAGCTGCTGCTGGGCCAGCTGAACGCTGACCACAGTGAGGCCGACGTGAGGCGCGTGCTGCTCCAG GCCTTTGATGTTGTGGAAAGGAGCTTTCTGGAGTCCATCGATGATGGCTTGGCAGAGAAGGCGAGCCTCCAGTCGCAGCTGCCGGAG GGCGTCCCTCACCACCAGCTGCCTCCTCAGTACCAGAAGATCTTGGAAAGGCTGAAGGTGCTGGAGAGAGAGATCTCCGGCGGCGCCATGGCCGTGGTGGCCCTCATTCTCAGCAACAAGCTCTACATCGCCAACATTG GTACAAACCGAGCGCTCCTCTGCAAGGCCACCGGGGACGGGCTGCAGGTGACACAGCTGAGCGCCGACCACACTCCCGAGAACGAGGACGAGCTCTTCCGCCTGTCGCAGCTGG GTTTGGATGCGGGGAAAATCAAGCAGGTGGGGACCATTGGTGGCCAGGAGAGTACCCGCCGGATCGGGGATTACAAGGTCAAATACGGCTACAGTGACATCGAATTGCTCAG CGCTGCCAAGGCGAAGCCCATTATTGCCGAGCCAGAGATCCACGGAGGGCAGCCCCTGGAGGGCGTGACGGGCTTCCTGGTGCTGATGTCAGAGGGGCTCTACAAGGCCCTGGAGGCGGCCCACGGGCCGGGGCAGGCCAATCAG GAGATCGCGGCGATGATTGACACGGAGTTTGCCAAGCAGACCTCCCTGGATGCCGTGGCCCAGGCCGTGGTGGACCGCGTGAAGCGCATCCACGGAGACACCTTCGCCAGCGGCGGGGAACGGTCGGCGCTCTGCCCGCAGCATGAGGACATGACGCTGCTGGTGAGGAACTTTGGGTACTCCCTGGGCGAGATGAGCCAGCCCACCCTGACCCCGGCCCAAG GAGGACGCGTGTACCCCGTCTCGGTGCCGTACTCCAGTGCCCAGAGCACCAGCAAGACCAGCGTGACGCTCTCCCTGGTTATGCCCTCCCAGGGCCAGATGGTCAACGGCGCCCACAGCGCTTCCACGCTGGACGAGGTCACGCCCACCCTCACCAA CCAGAGCCCAACCATGACCCTGCAGTCCACCAACACCCACACCCAGAGCAGCAGCTCCAGCTCCGACGGGGGGCTTTTCCGCACCCGCTCCTCCCACTCCCTGCAGCCCGACGAGGACGGGCGCGTGGAGCCTTACGTAGACTTTGCAGAGTTTTACCGCCTCTGGAACATGGACCACGGGGAGCAGGGCGCCCTTCCGGTGTCCTAG